Proteins from one Buchnera aphidicola (Diuraphis noxia) genomic window:
- the degP gene encoding serine endoprotease DegP: protein MKRIKMIILSEVMLFFMLLLSFGMSSGNLDKNNNFSNEIAPSLAPMLEKVMPSVISINIEGSTIIRGSRLPHQFQPFFGDNSPFCQGNSPFRHSPFCDVNPNSENTHEKFHALGSGVIIDAEKGYAVTNNHVVENANKIQVQLSDGRRYEAKIIGKDPRSDIALIQLKDANNLSAIKIADSDSLRVGDYTVAIGNPYGLGETVTSGIISALGRSGLNIEHYENFIQTDAAINRGNSGGALVNLNGELIGINTAILAPDGGNIGIGFAIPGNMVKNVTAQMVQFGQVRRGELGIIGMELNSDLAKIMKINAQKGAFVSQVLPNSSAFESGIKAGDIIISLNKKPISSFSALRAEVSSLPVTTKMELGIFREGKIRNIIVELKHSLNHNLNLDNNYLGIEGANFSDYLLNGEKGVKVENVESNTAASKIGFKKDDIIIAVNQKIITNVEELRMILNSKPKILVFSVKRGNYSIYLVSE from the coding sequence ATGAAAAGAATAAAGATGATAATATTAAGCGAAGTAATGTTATTTTTCATGCTATTACTAAGTTTTGGAATGTCTTCAGGTAATTTGGATAAAAATAATAATTTTTCTAACGAAATAGCTCCTAGTTTGGCACCAATGTTAGAAAAAGTAATGCCTTCAGTTATTAGTATTAATATTGAAGGAAGTACTATAATACGTGGTTCTCGTTTACCGCATCAATTTCAACCATTTTTTGGTGATAATTCTCCGTTTTGTCAAGGTAATTCGCCATTTCGACATTCTCCTTTTTGTGATGTGAATCCAAATTCTGAAAATACACATGAAAAGTTTCATGCATTGGGTTCTGGAGTAATTATTGATGCTGAAAAAGGATATGCAGTAACAAATAATCATGTTGTAGAAAATGCTAATAAAATTCAAGTACAGTTAAGTGACGGGCGTCGTTATGAAGCTAAAATAATCGGAAAAGATCCGCGTTCTGATATTGCTTTAATACAATTAAAAGACGCAAATAATTTAAGTGCAATAAAAATTGCTGATTCTGACAGTTTAAGAGTAGGAGATTATACTGTAGCTATCGGAAATCCATATGGTCTTGGTGAAACTGTTACGTCAGGTATTATTTCTGCTTTGGGTCGTAGTGGACTAAATATTGAACATTATGAAAATTTTATTCAGACTGATGCAGCAATTAATCGCGGTAATTCTGGTGGAGCATTAGTGAATTTAAACGGTGAATTAATAGGTATTAATACGGCTATTTTAGCGCCAGATGGTGGTAATATTGGAATAGGTTTTGCGATACCAGGGAATATGGTGAAGAACGTCACTGCACAAATGGTTCAATTTGGACAAGTTAGACGAGGAGAACTTGGAATTATAGGTATGGAATTAAACTCAGATTTAGCAAAAATTATGAAGATAAATGCACAAAAAGGTGCATTTGTAAGTCAAGTTTTACCTAATTCCTCTGCATTTGAATCAGGTATTAAAGCTGGTGACATCATCATTTCTTTAAATAAAAAACCTATTTCTAGTTTTTCTGCATTACGTGCCGAAGTTAGTTCTTTACCAGTTACTACGAAAATGGAATTAGGAATATTTAGAGAAGGAAAAATTAGAAATATTATTGTAGAATTAAAACATTCTTTAAACCATAATCTAAATTTAGATAATAATTATTTAGGAATTGAAGGTGCAAATTTTAGTGATTATTTATTAAATGGAGAAAAAGGCGTAAAAGTAGAAAATGTAGAATCAAATACTGCGGCGTCAAAAATTGGTTTTAAAAAAGATGATATTATAATAGCAGTTAATCAAAAAATTATAACAAATGTAGAAGAACTAAGGATGATTCTAAATAGTAAACCAAAAATATTAGTTTTTAGTGTAAAACGAGGTAATTATAGCATTTATTTAGTAAGCGAATAA
- the dapD gene encoding 2,3,4,5-tetrahydropyridine-2,6-dicarboxylate N-succinyltransferase, with amino-acid sequence MESFKKIIEEAYLKKNNITEMTHDMFNTVNYVIKLLNNGKIRIAEKKSGVWITHEWLKKAVLLYMYIKKNHIISDYHTNYYDKIPLKYEKYNAQQFEQDKVRIVPPATIRYGSFIARNTVIMPSYVNIGAYIDEGTMVDTWATVGSCAQIGKNVHLSGGVGIGGVLEPLQNNPTIIEDNCFIGARSEIVEGVIVGQGSVISMGVFIGKSTKIYDRTNGSVFYGKVPSNSVVVSGSLPSRDKTHHLYAAIVVKKVDLQTLSKTEINTLLRHI; translated from the coding sequence ATGGAATCATTTAAAAAAATTATTGAAGAAGCATATCTCAAAAAAAATAATATTACTGAAATGACTCATGATATGTTTAATACAGTAAATTATGTTATTAAATTATTAAATAATGGAAAAATTAGAATTGCAGAAAAAAAATCAGGTGTATGGATAACGCATGAATGGTTAAAAAAAGCAGTTTTATTATATATGTATATAAAAAAAAATCATATAATATCAGATTATCATACAAATTATTATGATAAAATTCCATTAAAATATGAAAAATACAATGCACAACAATTTGAACAAGACAAAGTTCGTATAGTGCCACCAGCAACCATTAGATACGGTTCATTTATCGCACGTAATACAGTAATTATGCCATCTTATGTGAATATTGGCGCATATATTGATGAAGGGACTATGGTTGATACCTGGGCTACGGTCGGTTCTTGTGCTCAAATTGGTAAAAATGTTCATTTATCTGGAGGTGTTGGTATAGGAGGGGTTTTAGAACCATTACAAAATAATCCTACAATTATTGAAGATAATTGTTTTATTGGAGCTCGTTCTGAAATTGTAGAAGGAGTAATTGTAGGACAAGGATCAGTAATTTCTATGGGTGTGTTTATTGGGAAAAGCACTAAAATATATGATAGAACAAATGGAAGTGTTTTTTATGGAAAAGTACCTTCTAACTCAGTAGTGGTTTCCGGAAGTTTACCTTCAAGAGATAAGACTCATCATCTTTATGCTGCTATCGTTGTAAAAAAAGTAGATTTACAGACATTAAGTAAGACAGAAATTAATACACTTTTAAGACATATATAA
- the map gene encoding type I methionyl aminopeptidase, with translation MNYMIKKPTEIKKMRISGKIAAEVLEMIEKYVRPNISTEDINQICHDYIIHEKKAISACLGYHGFPKSICTSINDVVCHGIPNKKKILKEGDIVNIDITIIKDNYHSDTSKMFLIGETSILSKRLCTIAQESLYRSLKLVQPGIPLYKIGETIQNYVENNNFSVVKEYCGHGIGRNFHEEPHILHYKNKDNNIVLKKDMIFTIEPMINSGNPQVRCMKDGWTVKTKDRSLSAQYEHTILVTEYGCEILTWRKNEKICQKLSNKN, from the coding sequence ATGAATTATATGATTAAGAAACCAACAGAAATTAAAAAAATGCGAATATCTGGAAAAATAGCCGCTGAAGTCCTGGAAATGATAGAAAAGTATGTTCGACCTAATATAAGTACAGAGGATATCAATCAAATTTGTCATGATTATATCATTCATGAGAAAAAAGCTATTTCAGCATGCTTAGGATATCATGGATTTCCTAAATCTATTTGTACTTCTATTAATGATGTCGTATGTCATGGGATTCCAAACAAAAAAAAGATATTGAAAGAAGGTGATATAGTGAATATCGATATCACCATTATAAAAGATAACTATCATAGTGATACTTCAAAAATGTTTTTAATTGGGGAAACAAGTATTTTATCTAAACGTTTATGCACAATTGCTCAAGAAAGTCTATATCGCTCGTTAAAATTAGTTCAACCAGGAATACCTTTATATAAAATTGGTGAAACGATTCAAAATTATGTTGAAAACAACAATTTTTCTGTTGTAAAAGAGTATTGTGGACATGGTATAGGTCGCAATTTTCATGAAGAACCACATATTTTGCATTATAAAAACAAAGATAATAACATTGTTTTAAAAAAAGACATGATTTTTACTATTGAACCTATGATTAATTCTGGAAATCCTCAAGTCAGATGCATGAAAGATGGATGGACTGTCAAAACTAAAGATCGTTCTTTATCAGCACAATACGAACACACTATTTTAGTTACAGAATATGGATGTGAGATTTTGACATGGCGTAAAAATGAAAAAATTTGTCAAAAATTATCTAATAAAAACTAA
- the rpsB gene encoding 30S ribosomal protein S2 — translation MDIVSMKDMLKAGVHFGHQTRYWNPKMKPFIFGIRNKVHIINLEKTLPMFNFALIELKKIAFRKGRILFVGTKRAARKGVKQVAINCSQFYVNHRWLGGMLTNWKTVRQSIKRLKDLEIESKDGTFSKLTKKEALIKSRELCKLENSLGGIKNMGGLPDCLFVIDALHEHIAIKEANNLGIPVFSIVDTNSNPDGVDYVIPGNDDAIRSVSLYLNFVSINLSKINLQNISDKSLTHCTKEIDSK, via the coding sequence ATGGACATAGTATCCATGAAAGATATGTTAAAAGCAGGAGTACATTTTGGGCATCAAACACGTTATTGGAATCCAAAGATGAAACCTTTTATTTTTGGTATTCGCAACAAAGTACATATTATTAACCTAGAAAAAACTTTGCCAATGTTTAATTTTGCTCTTATAGAATTGAAAAAAATTGCCTTTAGAAAAGGCAGAATATTATTTGTTGGTACGAAAAGAGCAGCTAGAAAAGGAGTAAAACAAGTAGCTATTAATTGCAGTCAATTTTATGTTAATCACCGTTGGTTAGGAGGAATGTTAACTAATTGGAAAACAGTTCGACAATCTATAAAACGTTTAAAAGATTTAGAAATAGAATCGAAGGATGGTACTTTTTCAAAATTAACTAAAAAAGAGGCGTTGATAAAATCTCGAGAATTATGCAAATTAGAAAATAGTTTAGGTGGCATTAAAAATATGGGTGGATTACCTGATTGTTTGTTTGTTATTGATGCATTACATGAACATATTGCAATAAAAGAAGCCAATAATTTAGGTATTCCCGTTTTTTCTATTGTTGATACTAATTCTAATCCTGATGGTGTAGATTATGTTATCCCTGGAAATGATGATGCTATTCGATCAGTGTCATTGTACTTAAATTTTGTTTCGATTAATCTATCTAAGATCAATCTTCAAAATATATCAGATAAATCATTGACGCATTGTACAAAAGAGATAGATTCTAAATAA
- the tsf gene encoding translation elongation factor Ts, which translates to MKIDITASLIKTLRLRTGVGFLECKRALIEENGDIERSIDNLRKSGKLHAEKKVNNITNQGAIFLKTRDKFGVMLELNCETDFVSKDNLFIVLGNEIVSTVLAEKIHDIQKLKDTFEEKRINLITKVGENINIRRFCFIESENILSYLHGNRIGVLINATDCDKNILKNIAMHIAASKPQYLHPKDVSQKVFQREYNIQLELAKNLQKPDHVVKKIINGRMNKFLNNISLTSQNFIMDTSKTVQDILNKHNVYVKSFFRFELGEIIS; encoded by the coding sequence ATGAAAATTGATATTACTGCTAGTTTAATTAAAACATTGAGATTGCGCACAGGAGTTGGTTTTTTAGAATGTAAACGCGCATTAATAGAAGAAAATGGAGATATAGAACGATCTATTGATAATTTACGTAAATCAGGAAAATTACATGCCGAAAAAAAAGTTAATAATATTACTAATCAAGGCGCAATTTTTTTAAAAACTCGAGATAAATTTGGCGTAATGTTAGAGTTAAATTGTGAAACTGATTTTGTATCTAAAGATAATTTATTTATTGTATTAGGAAATGAAATAGTTTCAACAGTACTAGCAGAAAAAATACATGATATTCAAAAATTAAAAGATACTTTTGAAGAAAAAAGAATAAATCTAATTACAAAAGTAGGTGAAAATATTAATATACGTCGTTTTTGTTTTATAGAAAGTGAGAATATTCTTTCTTATCTACATGGTAATCGTATTGGTGTATTAATTAATGCTACAGATTGTGATAAAAACATACTGAAAAATATTGCTATGCATATTGCGGCAAGTAAACCACAATATTTACATCCAAAAGATGTTTCTCAAAAAGTGTTTCAACGGGAATATAACATTCAATTAGAATTAGCAAAAAATCTTCAAAAACCTGATCATGTAGTTAAAAAAATTATAAACGGAAGAATGAATAAATTTCTGAATAATATTTCGTTAACTAGTCAAAATTTTATTATGGATACTAGTAAAACAGTACAAGATATATTAAATAAACATAACGTATATGTTAAATCATTTTTTAGATTTGAATTAGGTGAAATTATTTCTTAA
- the pyrH gene encoding UMP kinase — MSEKKKITYRRILLKISGEVLQGVNKFGIDISVLTRIATEISSIVKIGVQVGLVIGSGNLFRGEKLSKLGVNRVVSDHIGMLSTIINSLAMKDKINSMSIVNSYLMSAIPINGICQAYNYDRAMNLLSNNFVVIFAAGTGNPFFTTDSAACLRGIEIESDIILKGTKVDGVYSADPKKDFNAILYKKLTYKDVLEKELKVMDLSAFTLARDYCLPIRVFNINNSGSLYRIIMGENEGTLIS, encoded by the coding sequence ATGTCTGAAAAAAAAAAAATTACATATCGACGTATTTTATTAAAAATAAGTGGAGAGGTATTACAGGGAGTTAACAAATTTGGAATCGATATAAGTGTGTTAACAAGGATTGCTACAGAAATTTCATCTATAGTAAAGATTGGTGTACAAGTCGGTTTAGTCATTGGAAGTGGTAATTTGTTTCGTGGTGAAAAACTATCTAAATTAGGTGTCAATCGAGTAGTATCAGATCATATAGGTATGTTGTCTACAATCATTAATAGTTTAGCTATGAAAGATAAAATTAATTCAATGTCTATTGTTAATAGTTATTTAATGTCTGCAATACCAATAAATGGTATTTGTCAAGCATATAATTATGATCGAGCAATGAATTTATTATCTAATAATTTTGTTGTGATTTTTGCCGCAGGAACTGGAAATCCTTTTTTTACAACTGATTCAGCTGCTTGCTTGCGAGGTATTGAAATAGAGTCTGATATCATTTTAAAAGGAACTAAGGTTGATGGAGTGTATTCAGCAGATCCTAAGAAGGATTTTAATGCGATTCTTTATAAAAAATTAACATATAAAGATGTGCTAGAAAAAGAGTTAAAAGTGATGGATTTATCTGCTTTTACACTTGCTCGAGATTATTGTTTACCTATTCGGGTTTTTAATATTAATAATTCTGGATCTTTATATAGAATTATTATGGGTGAAAACGAAGGCACACTTATTAGTTAA
- the frr gene encoding ribosome recycling factor, whose product MINEINMNSNEKMKLCVQTLQNNINNIRIGRASPSLLNNIYVEYFGSKSSLRQVCNIIVEDANTIRLNVFDSSVTSLIKKSILQANLDLNPMLTGKDIIIKVPALTEERRKNLIKVMRKDSENSRICIRNIRRDANDKIKKLIKDKVIGKDQEHIAQIKIQEITNKYIKKIELILAKKEAELMKF is encoded by the coding sequence ATGATTAATGAAATTAATATGAATAGTAATGAAAAAATGAAGTTATGTGTTCAAACACTTCAAAATAATATAAATAATATTAGAATAGGTAGAGCATCGCCATCTTTATTAAATAATATTTATGTGGAATATTTTGGTTCCAAAAGTTCTTTACGTCAAGTTTGTAACATTATAGTTGAAGATGCTAATACTATTAGACTTAATGTATTTGATAGTTCGGTTACATCATTAATTAAAAAATCTATTTTACAAGCAAATCTTGATTTAAATCCAATGTTGACTGGTAAAGATATTATTATAAAAGTACCAGCATTAACCGAAGAAAGAAGAAAAAATTTAATTAAAGTTATGCGTAAAGATTCTGAAAATAGTCGCATTTGTATTCGTAATATTCGTAGAGATGCAAATGATAAAATTAAAAAATTGATTAAAGATAAAGTTATTGGAAAAGATCAAGAACATATTGCACAAATTAAAATACAAGAAATTACCAACAAATACATCAAAAAAATAGAATTGATTTTAGCAAAAAAAGAAGCAGAATTAATGAAATTTTAA
- the ispC gene encoding 1-deoxy-D-xylulose-5-phosphate reductoisomerase codes for MKKITILGSSGSIGTSTLSIIRLYPNLFKVVALVANKNVTKVLEQCKIFSPEWVAMYHEKSANSLSEKLRIKKIKTRVLFGAQAICQLASLSEIDQVVCAISGVAGLLPTLSAIRAGKTILLANKESLITCGHLFMKELSFSKARILPIDSEHNAVFQLLPLDIQKNLGIVNLKKSFIKNIILTASGGPFYNFSISQLKNVTPIQACSHPNWSMGKKISVDSATMMNKGLEYVEARWLFHASESEIKILIHPQSVVHAMIEYYDGSISAQLSIPNIKIFISYAMFWPHRLRLKSDFFNYLKNNNLSFFEPNFTKFPCLKLTIDTFSEGQSAMTVLNAANEIAVSAFLNRKISFDKIYNVNLETLMSSCFSEPNSIEDVLEIDRMARILAMKKVLSFSF; via the coding sequence ATGAAAAAGATAACTATCCTAGGATCTAGTGGTTCCATTGGTACTAGCACCTTGTCTATTATACGACTTTACCCAAATTTGTTTAAAGTAGTTGCTTTAGTTGCAAATAAAAATGTTACTAAAGTTTTAGAACAATGTAAAATTTTTTCTCCTGAATGGGTAGCAATGTATCATGAAAAATCTGCGAATTCACTTAGTGAAAAATTAAGAATTAAAAAAATTAAAACTCGTGTTCTTTTTGGTGCACAAGCAATTTGTCAACTTGCTTCATTATCAGAAATAGATCAAGTAGTTTGTGCTATTTCTGGGGTAGCAGGATTATTACCGACGTTATCTGCAATACGTGCTGGAAAAACAATATTATTAGCTAATAAAGAATCTTTAATTACGTGTGGCCACTTGTTTATGAAAGAATTATCTTTTAGTAAAGCTAGAATTCTTCCAATTGATAGTGAACATAATGCTGTTTTTCAATTGTTACCTTTAGATATACAAAAAAATTTAGGCATAGTTAATTTAAAAAAAAGTTTTATTAAAAATATTATTTTAACTGCTTCTGGAGGACCTTTTTATAATTTTTCTATATCTCAATTAAAAAATGTAACACCAATTCAGGCATGTTCTCATCCAAATTGGTCAATGGGAAAAAAGATATCAGTAGATTCAGCTACCATGATGAATAAAGGTTTAGAATATGTTGAAGCACGATGGTTATTTCATGCTTCAGAATCAGAAATTAAAATTTTGATCCATCCTCAATCTGTAGTTCATGCTATGATTGAGTATTATGATGGTTCTATATCAGCTCAATTATCTATTCCTAATATAAAAATTTTTATTTCATATGCAATGTTTTGGCCCCATCGTCTTCGTTTAAAATCTGATTTTTTTAATTATTTAAAAAATAATAACTTATCTTTTTTTGAACCTAATTTTACTAAATTTCCATGTCTTAAATTAACCATTGATACCTTTTCTGAAGGTCAATCAGCAATGACTGTTTTAAATGCAGCAAACGAAATTGCAGTTTCTGCTTTTCTGAATAGAAAAATTTCTTTTGATAAAATATATAACGTCAATTTAGAGACATTAATGTCTTCTTGTTTTTCAGAACCAAATTCTATTGAAGATGTTTTAGAAATTGATAGAATGGCAAGAATATTGGCCATGAAAAAAGTGTTATCTTTTTCGTTTTAA
- the uppS gene encoding polyprenyl diphosphate synthase — MLYKFSLKYKKKIKKENPNHVAIIMDGNRRWAKKKGKLSILGHKEGFQALKKAVKFSITNNIKILTLYAFSTENRNRSMLEVNGLMELFLFALNNELHNLEKYNIQLKIIGDTTFFNKTLQNKINQVQDITVKNSGLILNIAANYGGKWDIIQSVKKIVKNVQQGILNVEQIKEHTISKYLSTRGLRPVDLVIRTGGEKRISNFLLWQIAYSELYFTDVLWPDFNQYIFQNAIDFFISRERRFGGCKK; from the coding sequence ATGTTGTATAAATTTTCGTTAAAATATAAAAAAAAAATTAAAAAAGAAAATCCTAATCATGTAGCTATTATTATGGACGGTAATAGACGTTGGGCTAAAAAAAAAGGGAAATTATCTATCTTAGGTCATAAAGAAGGTTTCCAAGCATTAAAAAAAGCAGTGAAATTTTCTATTACAAATAATATAAAAATATTAACATTGTATGCTTTTAGTACTGAAAATCGTAATCGTTCAATGCTTGAAGTAAATGGATTAATGGAATTATTTTTATTTGCATTAAATAATGAATTACATAATTTAGAAAAATATAATATTCAATTAAAAATTATTGGTGATACAACATTTTTTAATAAAACATTGCAAAACAAAATCAATCAAGTTCAAGACATTACTGTAAAAAATAGTGGTTTAATTTTAAATATAGCTGCAAATTATGGTGGAAAATGGGATATAATACAAAGTGTTAAAAAAATTGTGAAAAACGTTCAACAAGGAATTTTAAATGTAGAGCAAATCAAAGAACATACTATTTCTAAATATTTATCTACTAGAGGTCTTAGACCAGTCGATTTAGTTATAAGAACAGGAGGAGAAAAAAGAATTAGTAATTTTTTACTATGGCAAATAGCTTATTCAGAATTATATTTTACTGATGTATTATGGCCTGATTTTAATCAATATATTTTTCAAAATGCTATAGATTTTTTTATATCTCGTGAACGTCGTTTTGGAGGGTGTAAAAAATAG
- the bamA gene encoding outer membrane protein assembly factor BamA yields the protein MEYFPGKMLTIMLMKKLFIFFFMFFSATVSSTVYAKNIWIVKDIKFNGLKNVSENEVLQNIVFNIGSKITQNDIQNSVKSLFKTGKFDNIKVGFSGQKIIFYIHERPIINDVIILGNKIIDTNILDKYLTKLNIKKGHSFSEYIEKKFIQTIKDFYYDIGRCKFNIKISKIFLPHNTVNLKIMINEGVLIKVNSIKIFGAQNISEKKIISLFKLKTNSNWWNLFHESHYSPKQLNVDLVKLNNFYVNQGYFYFNIDKKEVNFLKENNSVDIKIYISEGQKYNISKFFINGDLFDYRPLIKDLININHNEPYNKDKINLIVNRIKRLLFEHGYIDAQIIVIPEINYEKKTIVLNFNIDIKNKFYVHKIYFQGNELTKDKVLRRLMKQMEGECFNLKLVESGKILLENTKYFSQIQVINNKISSDSNQIDIIYKVKEQPTGSINFGLGYGIDSGISFNTSFSQDNIFGSGNSLKSSIIKNKNQKYIDLSINYPYFIFDKTDLNTRLFFNDFKYNFNSVSNINKHTYGFESNLGFPINDANKINFGIGYSHNGIFNNDTSKINKKIKTPSSINTSLNDNILATSLVDDFTLNYSWTYNTLKYIYFPISGNQTYISGKNTIPGSDNNFYKIILDSEQYVPLDKLKKFIFLSHIHMGIGNSFNNKKLPFYENFYADSSNHIRGFRSKTIGPKKIYDNVDLDHCMGYQNNDSCESIDSIGGNATFSTNLEFIIPIPFLNEIHSQFLRSSIFFDVGNIWDTKLNNKNYTNTFTSLKHNIIDDIYSSFGLSLEWFSPIGPLVFSYSIPIQKNKNHHLEPFQFNIGKNW from the coding sequence ATGGAATATTTTCCAGGAAAAATGTTGACGATAATGTTAATGAAAAAACTTTTTATATTTTTTTTTATGTTTTTTAGTGCTACTGTCAGTTCTACTGTCTATGCAAAAAATATATGGATTGTCAAAGATATAAAATTTAACGGATTAAAAAATGTTTCAGAAAATGAAGTTTTACAAAATATTGTTTTTAATATTGGAAGTAAAATAACTCAAAATGATATACAAAATAGTGTTAAATCTTTATTTAAAACCGGGAAATTTGACAATATAAAGGTAGGTTTTTCAGGACAAAAAATAATTTTTTATATCCATGAACGACCTATTATTAATGATGTAATCATTTTAGGCAATAAAATTATTGATACTAACATATTAGATAAATATTTGACAAAATTAAACATAAAAAAAGGTCATTCATTCAGTGAATATATAGAAAAAAAATTTATTCAAACAATAAAAGATTTTTACTATGATATAGGAAGATGTAAATTTAATATAAAAATTTCAAAGATTTTTTTACCTCATAATACCGTTAATTTAAAAATAATGATTAATGAAGGTGTTCTAATAAAAGTGAATAGTATTAAAATATTTGGCGCACAAAATATTTCTGAAAAAAAAATAATTTCATTATTTAAGTTAAAAACGAATTCAAATTGGTGGAATCTTTTTCATGAATCTCATTATTCACCAAAACAGTTAAACGTTGATTTAGTAAAATTAAATAATTTTTATGTAAATCAAGGGTATTTTTATTTTAATATAGATAAAAAAGAAGTAAATTTTCTTAAAGAAAATAATTCTGTAGATATTAAAATTTACATTTCTGAAGGTCAAAAATATAACATCTCTAAATTTTTCATTAATGGTGATTTATTTGATTACAGACCTTTAATAAAAGATTTAATTAATATTAATCATAACGAGCCATATAATAAAGATAAAATTAATTTGATTGTGAACAGAATAAAACGATTATTATTTGAACATGGATATATTGATGCCCAGATTATTGTTATTCCAGAAATTAATTATGAAAAAAAAACCATTGTTTTAAATTTTAATATTGATATCAAAAATAAATTTTATGTACATAAAATTTATTTTCAGGGTAATGAGTTAACTAAAGATAAAGTTTTACGTCGTTTAATGAAGCAAATGGAAGGGGAATGCTTTAACTTGAAATTAGTAGAATCTGGAAAAATTTTATTAGAAAATACAAAGTATTTTAGTCAAATACAAGTAATAAATAATAAAATTTCTTCTGATTCTAATCAAATCGATATTATTTATAAAGTAAAAGAACAACCAACAGGTTCTATAAATTTTGGATTAGGGTATGGTATAGATAGTGGTATCAGTTTTAATACTTCTTTTTCTCAAGACAATATATTTGGTTCAGGTAATTCTTTAAAATCCAGTATTATTAAAAATAAAAATCAAAAATATATCGATTTATCAATAAATTATCCTTATTTTATTTTTGATAAAACAGATTTAAATACTAGATTATTTTTTAATGATTTTAAATATAATTTTAATAGTGTTTCGAATATAAACAAACATACTTATGGTTTTGAAAGTAACTTAGGATTTCCAATCAATGATGCTAATAAAATAAATTTTGGTATAGGATATAGTCATAATGGTATTTTTAACAATGATACTTCAAAAATAAATAAAAAAATAAAAACTCCTTCTTCAATAAACACATCTTTAAATGATAATATTTTAGCCACTAGTTTAGTTGATGATTTTACTTTAAATTATTCTTGGACGTATAATACTTTAAAATATATTTATTTCCCTATTTCCGGTAATCAAACCTATATAAGCGGAAAAAATACAATTCCTGGATCGGACAATAATTTTTATAAAATTATATTAGATAGTGAACAATATGTTCCATTGGATAAATTAAAAAAATTTATTTTTTTAAGCCATATTCACATGGGTATAGGAAATAGTTTTAATAATAAAAAATTACCCTTTTATGAAAATTTTTATGCTGATAGTTCAAATCACATTCGCGGTTTCCGTTCTAAAACTATTGGTCCTAAAAAAATCTACGATAATGTTGATTTAGATCATTGTATGGGATATCAAAACAATGATTCGTGTGAATCAATTGATTCCATTGGTGGTAACGCTACGTTTTCTACCAATTTAGAATTTATCATACCAATTCCATTTCTAAATGAAATACATTCTCAATTTTTACGATCTTCTATATTTTTTGATGTTGGAAATATTTGGGACACAAAATTAAATAATAAAAATTATACGAATACATTCACTTCTTTAAAACATAATATTATCGATGATATTTATTCATCATTTGGTCTTTCATTAGAATGGTTTTCACCTATTGGTCCATTAGTGTTTTCTTATTCTATTCCTATTCAAAAAAATAAAAATCATCATTTAGAACCATTTCAATTTAATATCGGGAAGAATTGGTAA